CCTTCGCCGCGGCCCTGGGGCAGGCGCAGGAGCCGGGTGAGCTGGTGACCACCGCGGTCTGGCTGGCCCTGGCGTTCGCCATCGGCCGCGCGATCGGCTTCCGCCGCTCCCTGCTGCAGGCGCGGGCCGACGCCGAACGAGCCGAGCGGCAACAGGCGATCGAGCGCCGGGTCGCCGACGAGCGGGCGGCCATCGCCCGGGACCTGCACGACGTGATCGCGCAGTCGGTCGAGGCGGTGTCGATGCAGGCCACCGTCGGCCTGCACCTCTACGACACCCGACCGGCCGCGGCGCGGGCGGCCCTGGAGCAGATCCGGACCGCGAGCGTCGGCGCGTCCCGGGAGATCCGCGAGCTCCTCGGCCTGCTGCGCAGCACGGGCGAGGGGCCCGACCGGCTGGTGGGCCTGGACGACCTCGCCGCGCTGGTCCGGGCCAGTGCGGTCGACGGCCCGCCGGCGAGCCTCCAGGTCGTCGGCGCACCGGGCGACCACGACCCCCTCGCCGGCCTCACCCTCTACCGGGTGACCCAGGAGGCGTTGACCAATGCCCGCCGGCACGCCCGGGCCGGCACCGTCCGGGTCGAGCTGGAGTGGCGCCCGGACCGGCTCACGCTCCGGGTCACCGACGACGGCACGGGACCACCGGCGGGCGGCGTGGTCGAGGGGTACGGCGTGCGCGGCATGCGCGAACGACTCGCCCTGGTCGGCGGCACGCTGGGACTGGACGGCGGTCCCGACCGCGGCTTCCGGCTGACCGCCGACGTACCCCGGCAGGCTCCGGCATGATCGGCGTGCTGATCGTCGACGACCACCAGCTGGCCCGCTCCGGGCTGCGCTCGCTGATCGAGCCCGAGCCCGACCTGACGGTCGCGGGCGAGGCCGGCAACGGGCCGGAGGCCGTCCGGCTGGCCCGGATGCTGCGGCCGGACGTGATCCTGATGGACCTCAAGATGCCCGGCGGCGACGGCCTGGCGGCGACCAAGGCCATCGCCGACGACCCCCACCTGGCGGCCACCCGGATCATCGTGCTGACCAGCTACGACAGCGACGAGTCGGTGCTGGCCGCGCTGCGGTACGGCGCCAGTGGCTACCTGCTGAAGGACTTCGAAGCCCCCGCCCTGCTCCAGGGCATCCGGACGGTGGCGGCCGGCGAGGCGCTGCTGGCTCCGGTCATCGCCCGCCGGATCGCGGAGACCTGGACCCCTCCCGCTCCCCCGGCCCGGCCGCCGTACCCGGCGCTCGCGGAGCTGACCGAGCGGGAGCGGGAGATCCTGGTCAAGGTCGCCGAGGGACGGAGCAATGCCGAGCTGGCCGCCGAGCTCCACATCAGCCATGCCACCGCGAAGACCCACGTGAGCCGGATCCTGGCCAAGCTCGGGGCACGGGACCGGGTGCAGCTGGTGATCATCGGCTATCGGTCCGGGCTGGTCGGCCCCGACCACTGATCATCGTGCCGGATCACGGGGCCGGGTCGTCGGCGCCGGTGTAGCCGTCCAGCGGATCGCCGGCCAGGAAATCGAGGATCGCCCGCAGGTACGCCGGTCCGGCGTCGCCTGTGATGCCGTGGCCGGCGCCGGGGAGGTAGACCAGGGTGGCGTCGGGCAGGGTGTCGCGATACTCGCGGGTGTCGATCCAGGGCACGTAGTCGCATTCGGCCCGCAGGATCAGGGCCGGGGTCCGGATGGTGCGCAGCACGGGCCGCGGGTCGTCGATCTCGTCGAAGTCGGCGTTGGTGAGCTGGTTGGTGTAGAAGCCCTGGGGGTTCTGGTGCACCTCGCCCTCGCCGGGCGGCCCGCCGGGGCAGCCGCCGAGGTCGCGGCCGGCTACGGCGATCTCGTGCAGCCGGGAGTCGGACTCGGCGTCACCGACCAGGCGGTGGGCCGCCTGCGGACTGTTCTCGAGCAGGAGCGCCTGCAGCAGGAAGCGCGGATCGGACATCAGCTCGTCGTACCGCTTCTCGGCGGCGCCGGTCAGCGCGCCCCACGGCGACACGTCCGTGTCCGGGTGCGCCTCCGGCCAGATCTCGCCGGGCGAGGTGAACGCCACCTTCGCGACCCGGCCCGGGTGCGCCGCCAGGTACTGCGCCGCCAGCGAGCCGCCCCAGGACTGGCCGATCAGGATCACCTGCTCGGCGCCCACCCGATGGCGGACCGCCTCCAGGTCGGCGACATTGCGGGCGACCGTGTAACTCGTGACATCGGCCAGCCGGGTCGACCGGCCGGCCCCGATCTGGTCGTAGCTGTAGACGTCGTAACCGGCCGCGTTCAGCTCGGCCGTCCCGTAGGGCAGCCCCTCGTCCGGCGTCCCGGGCCCGCCGTGCAGGAAGATCACCGGCGTCGGCTTGCGCCCGGCCACCGTCGCCGGGCTCGCGACATAGGCCAGCCGGCTGCCGTCGTCCAGCTTCCAGAACCGGACGTCGGCCGGCACCGGCCCCTCCCGCATCTCCGGGAACGGCCGCAGGAACAGCAGCCCGAAGCCCACGCCGACCAGCGCCGTCCACGCCGTGCCGATGACGAGTGCGGCCCACCAGCCTCGGTGGCCGCGACCGACCGCCACCGCTCCGCGGCCCACCAGCACGGTCACCACGAGCACGGCCGCGGCACCCGCCCCGAGGAAGGCCACCGGCTGCGGCGCGACGGCCGCGACCACCAGGACCGTCAGGCCGCCGACGACCACCCCGACGAGCGCGCCGAGCACGGCGAGGAGGACAGCGCCGACACGGCGGAGTGGGCGGACGGCAGTCGAAGCGGCCGGGGCGGCTGGATAGGAGGTGGTCACGTCGGTCGACGCTAGGTCGTCGGACGACGCCGGTCGTCCGGCTCCGGATCGGTTCGGCGTACATCCTCCGATGTACGAGCCGGCGCTTCCGTCGCCGTCGGCTCGCCCGGTGGTCGGGGCCGTCGCGCCGTCAGGGCGCCCGTCCGGCCAGGACGATCTCAGCGACGTCCTGGCCGGCGTGCGACGTGACGCCGGCTGCCGCGGCCAACGGGCTGCGGACCGTACGGAACCCGTCCGCGAGGTGGGGATGCGCGCCGACGAGGAGCATCCGGACATCGCCCGAGGAGGTGGGGAAGAGGGTCGTGGTCAGCGTCTCCCCCGGCGGCGTCCCCGCCACGGCGGCGAGCAGGAGGTCGCCGAGGTCGCCCGCGACCTCGGCCGGGAGGTCGGTGCCGCCGGCGCGGACGACGAGATGGACGCCGGTCTCCCGTGCCTCGCTGAGGGCCTGCGCGAACCACTGGCCCATGTGCACCAGGTCGGGGTGCAGCAGCGTCAGCTGGCGCAGGTACGCCTCCTCGTCCGCGCAGCGGGTGCGCAGCCCGGGAGAGCCGGGGTCCGCGGCACCGCGAACCGCCTCCAACAGGGCCAGGGAGCGATTCAGGCCGGCCGCCCGCCAGCGCGCCCGCGACCGCTCGGCCGCAGC
This region of Nocardioides sp. L-11A genomic DNA includes:
- a CDS encoding alpha/beta hydrolase, whose product is MTTSYPAAPAASTAVRPLRRVGAVLLAVLGALVGVVVGGLTVLVVAAVAPQPVAFLGAGAAAVLVVTVLVGRGAVAVGRGHRGWWAALVIGTAWTALVGVGFGLLFLRPFPEMREGPVPADVRFWKLDDGSRLAYVASPATVAGRKPTPVIFLHGGPGTPDEGLPYGTAELNAAGYDVYSYDQIGAGRSTRLADVTSYTVARNVADLEAVRHRVGAEQVILIGQSWGGSLAAQYLAAHPGRVAKVAFTSPGEIWPEAHPDTDVSPWGALTGAAEKRYDELMSDPRFLLQALLLENSPQAAHRLVGDAESDSRLHEIAVAGRDLGGCPGGPPGEGEVHQNPQGFYTNQLTNADFDEIDDPRPVLRTIRTPALILRAECDYVPWIDTREYRDTLPDATLVYLPGAGHGITGDAGPAYLRAILDFLAGDPLDGYTGADDPAP
- a CDS encoding response regulator transcription factor; translated protein: MIGVLIVDDHQLARSGLRSLIEPEPDLTVAGEAGNGPEAVRLARMLRPDVILMDLKMPGGDGLAATKAIADDPHLAATRIIVLTSYDSDESVLAALRYGASGYLLKDFEAPALLQGIRTVAAGEALLAPVIARRIAETWTPPAPPARPPYPALAELTEREREILVKVAEGRSNAELAAELHISHATAKTHVSRILAKLGARDRVQLVIIGYRSGLVGPDH
- a CDS encoding sensor histidine kinase → MTSRPSPRRWVDPLLALLVWLLGLATLPGHPADGRELALAAGFGLACSLPLVWRRRFPLRIVVLIGLLGLAGQRAPSPALLDGPFLLAFATAVGTVGALDPRWRAVAWTVAASAPAFAAALGQAQEPGELVTTAVWLALAFAIGRAIGFRRSLLQARADAERAERQQAIERRVADERAAIARDLHDVIAQSVEAVSMQATVGLHLYDTRPAAARAALEQIRTASVGASREIRELLGLLRSTGEGPDRLVGLDDLAALVRASAVDGPPASLQVVGAPGDHDPLAGLTLYRVTQEALTNARRHARAGTVRVELEWRPDRLTLRVTDDGTGPPAGGVVEGYGVRGMRERLALVGGTLGLDGGPDRGFRLTADVPRQAPA